A single region of the Vanacampus margaritifer isolate UIUO_Vmar chromosome 13, RoL_Vmar_1.0, whole genome shotgun sequence genome encodes:
- the c13h1orf52 gene encoding UPF0690 protein C1orf52 homolog encodes MTEDKKSGALGFFSSYDDLSDSSDSDEEAAHRRRDPSQKPETEATGREPNSSQQKSKAEAGENRLPKPDELFNSVSKPAFLYNPLNKEIDWDNLAVKLPEEAPREFKPWMTNAVPPPQSYAAEPEKKKGPPPGMDMAIKWSNVYEDNGEDAPNAHKGKAQFLPPEEQHVDSDEESKTSPSHSSTKKRRVESFQQKEKRKRDMGQATSDKSFVEEEKRILRQKVE; translated from the exons ATGACTGAAGACAAGAAGAGTGGGGCCTTAGGCTTCTTTTCGAGTTACGACGATTTGAGCGACAGTAGCGACTCGGACGAGGAGGCTGCCCACCGCCGGAGAGATCCCAGCCAGAAACCAGAGACAGAAGCGACGGGAAGGGAGCCTAACTCTTCCCAGCAAAAAAGCAAAGCAGAAGCCGGCGAAAATCGTTTGCCTAAACCCGACGAGCTATTTAACTCCGTGTCCAAACCAGCGTTTCTCTACAATCCTCTGAATAAAGAGATTGACTGGGATAATTTAGCGGTTAAACTTCCCGAAGAG GCACCTAGAGAGTTTAAGCCATGGATGACAAATGCTGTACCCCCTCCCCAAAGTTATGCAGCGGAGCCTGAGAAAAAGAAGGGACCACCTCCGGGCATGGACATGGCTATAAAGTGGTCCAATGTGTATGAAGACAATGGTGAAGATGCGCCAAATGCTCACAAAGGAAAAGCCCAGTTCCTACCTCCAGAAGAGCAACATGTTGACTCAG ACGAGGAGTCCAAGACATCACCTTCACATTCGTCAACCAAGAAACGTCGGGTGGAGAGCTTCCAGCAAAAGGAGAAGAGGAAGAGAGACATGGGACAAGCTACTTCGGACAAGAGTTTTGttgaagaggaaaaaagaatCCTCAGACAAAAGGTTGAGTGA